One window of Klebsiella quasivariicola genomic DNA carries:
- the corA gene encoding magnesium/cobalt transporter CorA, protein MLSAFQLENNRLTRLEADEIKHLASSVWVDLVEPDDDERSRVQTELGQNLATRPELEDIEASARFFEDEDGLHIHSFFFFEDADDHAGNSTVAFTIREGRLFTLRERELPAFRLYRMRVRNQTLVDGNAYELLLDLFETKIEQLADEIENIYSDLEKLSRVIMEGHQGDEYDEALSTLAELEDIGWKVRLCLMDTQRALNFLVRKARLPAGQLEQAREILRDIESLLPHNESLFQKVNFLMQAAMGFINIEQNRIIKIFSVVSVVFLPPTLVASSYGMNFEFMPELHWSFGYPGAIVFMMLAGLAPYLYFKRKNWL, encoded by the coding sequence ATGCTGAGCGCATTTCAACTGGAAAACAATCGTTTAACGCGTCTGGAAGCCGATGAGATCAAGCACCTCGCCAGCTCGGTGTGGGTCGATCTGGTCGAGCCTGACGACGATGAGCGAAGCCGCGTGCAGACGGAACTGGGTCAAAACCTGGCGACGCGCCCGGAACTGGAAGATATCGAAGCCTCCGCGCGTTTCTTTGAAGATGAAGACGGGTTACACATCCACTCGTTCTTCTTTTTTGAAGATGCCGACGATCACGCCGGCAACTCTACCGTGGCGTTTACCATCCGCGAAGGCCGCCTGTTCACGCTGCGCGAGCGCGAACTGCCGGCTTTTCGCCTCTACCGTATGCGCGTGCGTAACCAGACGCTGGTCGACGGTAACGCCTACGAACTGCTGCTCGACCTGTTCGAGACCAAAATCGAGCAGCTGGCGGATGAAATTGAAAACATCTACAGCGACCTGGAAAAGCTGAGCCGCGTGATTATGGAAGGCCATCAGGGCGACGAGTACGATGAAGCGCTGTCGACGCTGGCAGAACTGGAAGATATCGGCTGGAAGGTGCGCCTCTGTCTGATGGATACCCAGCGCGCGCTGAACTTTCTCGTACGCAAGGCGCGCCTGCCGGCGGGCCAGCTGGAACAGGCGCGGGAGATCCTGCGCGATATCGAATCCCTGCTGCCGCATAACGAATCGCTGTTCCAGAAGGTGAACTTCCTGATGCAGGCGGCGATGGGCTTTATCAACATCGAACAGAACCGCATCATCAAGATCTTCTCGGTGGTCTCGGTGGTATTCCTGCCGCCAACTCTGGTGGCCTCCAGCTACGGAATGAACTTTGAATTTATGCCGGAGCTGCACTGGAGCTTCGGCTACCCGGGGGCGATCGTCTTTATGATGCTGGCCGGCCTGGCGCCGTATCTCTACTTTAAGCGTAAAAACTGGCTGTAA
- a CDS encoding DUF484 domain-containing protein, which produces MKPIGEEQQEVASALNDRAVVDYLLQHPEFFIRNAAQVEHLRVPHPVRGTISLVEWHMIRARNHIHVLEENMSLLMEQAVANESLFQRLLQLQTRLAAAESLDDMLNRLHRWARELGLAGATVRLFPDSWRLGAPSKFTHLALSRQAFEPIRIQRLGQVRHYLGPLNGPELLVVLPEAKAIGSVAMSLLGGDNAPGVMLFSSLDAQHYQPGQGTQLLQEIAQMLPGLLERWIERA; this is translated from the coding sequence ATGAAACCAATCGGGGAAGAACAGCAGGAGGTCGCCAGCGCGTTGAACGATCGCGCGGTGGTGGACTATCTGTTGCAACATCCTGAATTTTTTATTCGTAATGCCGCCCAGGTCGAACATCTCCGCGTCCCGCATCCGGTACGCGGTACGATTTCGCTGGTGGAGTGGCACATGATACGGGCGCGTAACCACATTCATGTGCTGGAAGAGAACATGTCGCTGCTAATGGAGCAGGCGGTCGCCAATGAAAGCCTGTTTCAGCGTCTGCTGCAGCTGCAAACGCGGCTGGCGGCCGCGGAGAGCCTCGACGATATGCTCAACCGCCTGCACCGCTGGGCACGCGAGCTGGGGTTGGCAGGCGCCACGGTGCGCCTGTTCCCTGACAGCTGGCGCCTCGGCGCGCCCTCGAAGTTTACCCACCTGGCGTTAAGCCGGCAGGCGTTTGAGCCGATCCGTATTCAACGTCTGGGCCAGGTGCGCCACTACCTTGGGCCGCTGAACGGTCCGGAGCTGCTGGTGGTGCTGCCGGAGGCGAAAGCCATTGGATCCGTGGCGATGTCGCTGCTGGGCGGCGATAATGCCCCCGGCGTGATGCTCTTTAGCAGCCTCGATGCGCAGCATTATCAGCCAGGGCAGGGGACCCAGCTGCTGCAGGAGATTGCGCAGATGCTGCCTGGCCTGCTGGAGCGCTGGATTGAACGCGCATGA
- the uvrD gene encoding DNA helicase II, protein MDVSYLLDSLNDKQREAVAASRTNMLVLAGAGSGKTRVLVHRIAWLLSVENCSPYSIMAVTFTNKAAAEMRHRIGQLMGTTQGGMWVGTFHGLAHRLLRAHHLDANLPQDFQILDSEDQLRLLKRLIKAMNLDEKQWPPRQAMWYINSQKDEGLRPHHIQSYGNPVEQTWQKVYQAYQEACDRAGLVDFAELLLRAHELWLNKPHILQHYRERFTNILVDEFQDTNNIQYAWIRLLAGDTGKVMIVGDDDQSIYGWRGAQVENIQRFLNDFPGAETIRLEQNYRSTSNILSAANALIENNNGRLGKKLWTDGADGEPISLYCAFNDLDEARFVVNRIKTWQENGGALEQCAILYRSNAQSRVLEEALLQASMPYRIYGGMRFFERQEIKDALSYLRLIANRNDDAAFERVVNTPTRGIGDRTLDVVRQTSRDRQLTLWQACRELLKEKVLAGRAASALQRFMELIDALAQETADMPLHVQTDRVIKDSGLRAMYEQEKGEKGQTRIENLEELVTATRQFSYNEEDEDLMPLQAFLSHAALEAGEGQADTWQDAVQLMTLHSAKGLEFPQVFIVGVEEGMFPSQMALDEGGRLEEERRLAYVGVTRAMQKLTLTYAETRRLYGKEVYHRPSRFIGELPQECVEEVRLRATVSRPVNHQRLGAPIAESDTGYKLGQRVRHPKFGEGTIVNLEGSGEHSRLQVAFQGQGIKWLVAAYARLEAV, encoded by the coding sequence ATGGACGTTTCTTACCTGCTCGACAGCCTTAATGACAAACAGCGTGAAGCCGTTGCGGCCTCGCGCACCAACATGCTGGTTCTGGCAGGGGCGGGCAGTGGTAAGACGCGCGTTCTGGTGCACCGTATCGCCTGGCTGCTGAGCGTGGAGAACTGCTCGCCGTATTCCATTATGGCGGTGACTTTTACCAACAAAGCGGCGGCGGAGATGCGCCATCGTATTGGTCAGCTGATGGGCACCACCCAGGGCGGCATGTGGGTCGGCACCTTCCACGGCCTGGCCCATCGCCTGCTACGCGCCCATCATCTGGATGCCAACCTGCCGCAAGATTTCCAAATCCTCGATAGCGAAGACCAGCTACGCCTGCTGAAGCGCCTGATTAAGGCGATGAACCTGGATGAGAAGCAATGGCCGCCGCGTCAGGCGATGTGGTACATCAACAGCCAAAAAGATGAAGGGCTGCGCCCGCACCATATTCAGAGCTACGGCAACCCGGTCGAACAGACCTGGCAGAAGGTCTATCAGGCCTATCAGGAAGCCTGCGATCGCGCCGGGCTGGTGGACTTCGCCGAGCTGCTGCTGCGCGCCCATGAGCTGTGGCTGAACAAACCGCATATCCTGCAGCACTACCGCGAGCGTTTCACCAATATCCTTGTTGACGAATTCCAGGACACCAACAACATCCAGTACGCCTGGATCCGCCTGCTGGCGGGCGATACCGGCAAGGTGATGATCGTCGGCGATGATGACCAGTCGATTTACGGCTGGCGCGGCGCCCAGGTTGAAAACATTCAGCGCTTCCTCAATGACTTCCCGGGCGCGGAAACTATTCGTCTGGAGCAGAACTATCGTTCAACCAGCAATATTCTCAGCGCCGCCAACGCCCTGATTGAAAACAACAACGGGCGCCTGGGCAAAAAACTGTGGACCGACGGCGCCGACGGCGAGCCGATCTCGCTGTACTGCGCCTTCAACGATCTCGACGAAGCACGCTTCGTGGTGAACCGAATTAAAACCTGGCAGGAGAACGGTGGCGCGCTGGAGCAGTGCGCTATCCTCTATCGCAGTAACGCCCAGTCGCGCGTGCTGGAAGAGGCGCTCCTGCAGGCCAGCATGCCGTACCGTATCTACGGCGGTATGCGCTTCTTCGAACGTCAGGAAATCAAAGATGCGCTCTCTTACCTGCGCCTGATTGCCAACCGTAACGACGATGCAGCGTTTGAGCGGGTGGTCAATACGCCGACTCGCGGCATCGGCGATCGTACGCTGGACGTGGTACGCCAGACCTCGCGCGATCGTCAGCTGACGCTGTGGCAGGCCTGTCGCGAGCTGCTGAAAGAGAAAGTGCTGGCCGGTCGCGCCGCCAGCGCCCTGCAGCGCTTTATGGAGCTGATTGACGCGCTGGCGCAGGAAACCGCCGATATGCCGCTGCACGTCCAGACCGATCGGGTGATTAAAGACTCCGGCCTGCGCGCGATGTACGAGCAGGAGAAAGGCGAGAAGGGCCAGACCCGTATTGAAAACTTAGAGGAACTGGTGACGGCGACGCGCCAGTTCAGCTACAACGAAGAAGATGAAGACCTGATGCCGCTGCAGGCGTTCCTCTCTCACGCCGCGCTGGAAGCGGGCGAGGGGCAGGCGGACACCTGGCAGGACGCGGTTCAGCTGATGACCCTGCACTCGGCGAAAGGGCTGGAGTTCCCGCAGGTGTTTATCGTCGGCGTCGAAGAGGGGATGTTCCCGAGCCAGATGGCGCTTGATGAGGGCGGCCGCCTCGAAGAAGAGCGTCGCCTGGCCTACGTTGGCGTAACGCGCGCCATGCAGAAGCTGACGCTGACTTACGCCGAAACCCGCCGTCTGTACGGGAAAGAGGTTTATCACCGCCCGTCGCGCTTTATCGGGGAGTTGCCGCAGGAGTGTGTAGAAGAAGTGCGTCTGCGGGCTACGGTGAGCCGCCCGGTGAACCATCAGCGACTGGGGGCGCCGATCGCCGAGAGCGATACCGGCTACAAGTTAGGCCAGCGCGTACGCCATCCAAAGTTTGGCGAAGGCACCATCGTCAACCTCGAAGGTAGCGGCGAGCACAGCCGGCTACAGGTGGCTTTTCAGGGGCAGGGAATCAAATGGCTGGTGGCGGCTTACGCTCGGCTTGAGGCAGTGTAA
- the lptM gene encoding LPS translocon maturation chaperone LptM, whose protein sequence is MKNVFPTLAVLFAIFSLTGCGLKGPLYFPPADKTAPPPTKPVNPGIQSSTPDRNDRGDTGGPSQVNY, encoded by the coding sequence ATGAAAAACGTTTTTCCTACGCTTGCCGTTTTGTTTGCGATCTTCAGCCTGACTGGCTGTGGTCTGAAAGGGCCTCTTTATTTCCCGCCGGCGGACAAAACCGCGCCGCCGCCGACTAAACCGGTTAACCCAGGCATTCAGAGCTCAACGCCGGATCGTAACGATCGTGGCGATACCGGCGGTCCGAGCCAGGTCAATTACTAA
- the rarD gene encoding EamA family transporter RarD gives MDAKQTRLGIILALAAYFIWGIAPAYFKLIYYVPADEILTHRVIWSFFFMVALISVSRQWPQVKKLLKTPRKIFLLALSAVLVGGNWLLFIWAVNNHHMLEASLGYFINPLVNILLGMIFLGERFRRLQWLAVLLAFCGVLVQLWTFGSLPIIGLGLAFSFAFYGLVRKKIAVDAQTGMLVETLWLLPVAAIWLFGITDSPTSHMGDNPWSLNLLLMAAGVVTTIPLLCFTGAATRLRLSTLGFFQYIGPTLMFLLAVTFYGEVPGKDKMVTFGFIWVALAVFIVDALYTQRRLRRG, from the coding sequence ATGGATGCGAAACAGACGCGGTTGGGGATCATTCTGGCCCTCGCCGCCTACTTTATCTGGGGTATCGCGCCGGCGTACTTCAAACTTATCTACTATGTTCCCGCCGATGAAATTCTGACGCATCGCGTGATCTGGTCTTTCTTCTTCATGGTGGCGCTCATCAGCGTCAGCCGCCAGTGGCCGCAGGTGAAAAAGCTGCTGAAGACGCCGCGCAAGATCTTCCTGCTGGCGCTCTCGGCGGTGCTGGTGGGCGGCAACTGGCTGCTCTTCATCTGGGCGGTGAATAACCACCATATGCTGGAAGCCAGCCTCGGCTACTTTATCAACCCGCTGGTGAATATTCTGTTGGGGATGATTTTCCTCGGCGAACGCTTCCGTCGCCTGCAGTGGCTGGCGGTGCTTCTTGCCTTTTGCGGCGTGCTGGTCCAGCTGTGGACTTTTGGTTCGCTGCCGATAATCGGCCTTGGGCTGGCCTTCAGTTTTGCCTTTTACGGCCTGGTGCGGAAGAAAATCGCTGTCGATGCGCAGACCGGCATGCTGGTGGAAACGCTGTGGCTACTGCCGGTGGCGGCAATCTGGCTGTTCGGCATCACCGATAGCCCAACCAGCCATATGGGAGACAACCCCTGGTCGCTCAATCTGCTGCTGATGGCGGCGGGCGTGGTGACCACCATCCCTCTGCTGTGCTTCACCGGGGCGGCAACGCGGCTGCGGCTCTCCACGCTGGGCTTTTTCCAGTACATCGGCCCGACGCTGATGTTCCTGCTGGCGGTGACGTTCTACGGCGAAGTGCCGGGCAAGGATAAAATGGTCACCTTCGGCTTTATCTGGGTCGCGCTGGCGGTATTTATCGTCGATGCGCTGTATACCCAGCGCCGGCTGCGCAGAGGCTAA
- the yigB gene encoding 5-amino-6-(5-phospho-D-ribitylamino)uracil phosphatase YigB, which produces MRFYRPLGQISALTFDLDDTLYDNRPVIDRTMHESLAFVRNYHPSLSQFDAHELNQLRQTLLASEPEIYHDVTVWRHRALELGMRNAGLSAAEAKAGADAAMENFAHWRSRVDVPQETHDTLAKLAEKWPLVAITNGNARPELFGLSDYFRFVLRAGPDGRSKPFADMYHLAAERLDLPLGQILHVGDDLTTDVAGSLRCGMQACWIKPQGADLMHTADSRLLPHIEISRLASLTSLI; this is translated from the coding sequence ATGCGTTTTTACCGACCTCTGGGCCAGATTTCCGCACTGACGTTCGACCTGGACGACACCCTATATGATAACCGCCCGGTGATTGACCGGACGATGCACGAGTCGCTGGCCTTTGTGCGCAATTACCATCCGTCGCTCAGCCAGTTCGATGCCCATGAGCTTAACCAGCTGCGTCAGACGCTGCTGGCATCTGAGCCGGAGATCTACCACGACGTGACCGTCTGGCGCCATCGTGCGCTGGAGCTCGGCATGCGTAACGCTGGACTTTCCGCCGCCGAGGCGAAAGCCGGCGCCGATGCGGCGATGGAAAATTTCGCCCACTGGCGCAGCCGGGTCGATGTCCCGCAGGAGACCCACGATACGCTGGCGAAGCTGGCGGAAAAGTGGCCGCTGGTAGCGATTACCAACGGTAACGCCCGCCCCGAGCTGTTCGGCCTGAGCGACTATTTCCGCTTCGTGCTGCGCGCCGGTCCGGATGGTCGTTCCAAGCCGTTTGCCGATATGTACCACCTGGCGGCGGAGCGTCTGGATTTACCGCTCGGGCAGATTCTGCATGTCGGCGATGACCTGACGACCGACGTTGCCGGTTCGCTACGCTGCGGGATGCAGGCCTGCTGGATCAAACCGCAAGGCGCGGACCTGATGCACACCGCGGACAGCCGCCTGCTGCCGCATATTGAAATTTCACGGTTGGCATCTCTGACCTCGCTGATATAA
- the cyaY gene encoding iron donor protein CyaY, which produces MNDSEFHRLADSLWMTIEERLDDWDGDSDIDCEINGGVLTISFENGSKIIINRQEPLHQVWLATKQGGYHFDLKGDEWICDRSGETFWDLLEQAASQQAGETVKFR; this is translated from the coding sequence ATGAACGACAGTGAATTCCATCGCCTGGCCGATAGCCTGTGGATGACCATCGAAGAACGTCTGGACGACTGGGACGGCGACAGTGACATCGACTGCGAAATCAACGGCGGCGTGCTGACCATCAGCTTTGAAAACGGCAGCAAAATCATTATTAACCGTCAGGAGCCGCTGCACCAGGTGTGGCTGGCCACCAAACAGGGCGGCTACCATTTCGATCTCAAAGGCGACGAGTGGATCTGCGATCGCAGCGGCGAGACCTTCTGGGATCTGCTGGAGCAGGCGGCGAGCCAGCAGGCCGGTGAGACGGTGAAATTCCGTTAA
- the yigI gene encoding acyl-CoA thioesterase YigI, protein MSELTAEAALKLVGEIFVYHMPFNRALGLELERYEKAFAQLSFNNQPMMVGNWAQSILHGGVIASALDVAAGLVCVGSTLTRHDTINEEELRQRLSRMGTIDLRVDYLRPGRGERFTATSTLLRAGNKVAVARVELHNEAQVYIASATATYMVG, encoded by the coding sequence ATGTCTGAACTTACTGCTGAAGCAGCCCTGAAACTGGTGGGGGAGATTTTCGTCTATCACATGCCGTTTAACCGCGCCCTCGGTCTCGAACTGGAACGCTATGAAAAGGCGTTTGCCCAGCTCAGCTTTAATAATCAGCCGATGATGGTCGGTAACTGGGCGCAGAGTATTCTGCATGGCGGGGTGATCGCCTCCGCGCTGGACGTCGCCGCTGGCCTGGTCTGCGTCGGCAGCACCCTTACCCGCCATGACACCATCAACGAAGAAGAGCTGCGCCAGCGGCTTTCCCGCATGGGAACCATCGACCTGCGCGTGGACTACCTGCGTCCGGGCCGCGGCGAACGTTTTACCGCCACCAGCACCCTGCTGCGCGCCGGCAATAAAGTGGCGGTTGCCCGCGTGGAACTGCATAACGAAGCGCAGGTCTATATTGCCAGCGCAACGGCCACCTATATGGTGGGTTGA
- the ysgD gene encoding YsgD/CorL family protein has product MDTPSRCWLNFLSFRNNS; this is encoded by the coding sequence TTGGACACACCCAGTAGATGCTGGCTCAACTTCCTGTCATTCAGGAACAACTCCTAA
- the xerC gene encoding tyrosine recombinase XerC — translation MTDSPLFSAVARFLRHLGVERQLSPITLLNYQRQLDALIALADEAGLKSWSQCDAAQVRSFAVRSRRAGLGPASLALRLSALRSFFDWLVSQGELAANPAKGIAAPKIPRHLPKNIDVDDVNRLLDIDLNDPLAVRDRAMLEVMYGAGLRLSELVNLDIKHLDLESGEVWVMGKGSKERRLPIGRNAVAWIEHWLDLRGLFGTDDDALFLSKLGKRISARNVQKRFAEWGIKQGLNSHVHPHKLRHSFATHMLESSGDLRGVQELLGHANLSTTQIYTHLDFQHLASVYDAAHPRAKRGK, via the coding sequence ATGACCGATTCGCCTCTCTTCTCCGCCGTCGCTCGCTTTTTGCGTCACCTTGGCGTTGAACGCCAGCTCAGCCCGATCACATTACTGAATTACCAGCGGCAGCTGGACGCGCTGATCGCCCTGGCGGATGAGGCGGGCCTGAAAAGCTGGTCGCAGTGCGATGCCGCTCAGGTGCGAAGCTTCGCGGTGCGTAGTCGCCGCGCGGGGTTAGGCCCGGCGAGCCTGGCGCTTCGCCTGTCGGCGCTGCGCAGTTTCTTCGACTGGCTGGTCAGTCAGGGCGAGCTGGCCGCTAACCCGGCGAAGGGAATTGCGGCGCCGAAAATTCCCCGCCACTTGCCGAAAAATATCGATGTCGATGATGTAAATCGGCTGCTGGATATCGACCTCAACGATCCGCTCGCGGTGCGCGACCGGGCGATGCTGGAAGTGATGTACGGCGCGGGATTGCGTCTGTCTGAGCTGGTCAACCTTGATATTAAGCACCTCGACCTCGAAAGCGGTGAGGTTTGGGTGATGGGCAAAGGCAGCAAAGAACGCCGTTTGCCGATCGGTCGTAACGCGGTGGCGTGGATTGAGCACTGGCTGGATTTGCGCGGCCTGTTCGGCACTGACGACGACGCGCTGTTTTTGTCGAAGCTGGGTAAACGCATTTCGGCGCGCAACGTGCAGAAGCGATTTGCCGAGTGGGGGATTAAGCAGGGGCTGAACAGCCATGTGCACCCGCACAAGCTGCGCCACTCCTTTGCTACCCATATGCTGGAGTCGAGCGGCGATCTGCGCGGCGTGCAGGAGCTGTTGGGCCATGCTAACCTCTCCACCACTCAAATCTATACCCATCTTGACTTTCAACACCTTGCCTCGGTGTACGATGCCGCGCATCCGCGCGCTAAACGGGGGAAATAA
- the dapF gene encoding diaminopimelate epimerase, with amino-acid sequence MQFSKMHGLGNDFMVVDAVTQNVFFSPELIRRLADRHLGVGFDQLLVVEPPYDPDLDFHYRIFNADGSEVSQCGNGARCFARFVRLKGLTNKRDIRVSTANGRMVLSVTEDDLVRVNMGEPNFEPSQVPFRANKAEKTYIMRAAEQTVLCGVVSMGNPHCVIQVDDVETAAVETLGPVMESHERFPERANIGFMQVVGRSHIRLRVYERGAGETQACGSGACAAVAVGIQQGLLAETVRVELPGGRLDIAWKGPGQPLFMTGPAAHVYDGFIHL; translated from the coding sequence ATGCAGTTCTCTAAAATGCATGGCCTTGGCAACGATTTTATGGTCGTTGACGCGGTAACGCAGAATGTTTTTTTCTCGCCGGAGCTGATTCGCCGTCTGGCGGATCGCCACCTTGGCGTCGGGTTCGATCAGCTGTTGGTCGTCGAGCCGCCCTACGATCCCGATCTGGATTTCCATTACCGGATCTTTAACGCCGACGGTAGCGAAGTGTCGCAGTGCGGCAACGGCGCGCGCTGTTTTGCCCGCTTTGTCCGGCTGAAAGGCCTGACCAATAAACGTGATATCCGCGTGAGTACGGCCAACGGGCGTATGGTATTAAGCGTAACGGAAGACGATCTGGTGCGGGTGAACATGGGCGAGCCCAACTTCGAGCCGTCCCAGGTGCCGTTCCGCGCCAACAAAGCGGAAAAGACCTATATCATGCGTGCCGCCGAGCAGACAGTATTGTGCGGCGTGGTGTCCATGGGCAACCCGCACTGCGTCATCCAGGTGGATGATGTGGAGACGGCAGCGGTGGAAACCCTCGGCCCGGTGATGGAAAGCCATGAGCGTTTTCCGGAGCGCGCCAATATCGGCTTTATGCAGGTGGTCGGCCGGTCCCATATCCGTTTGCGCGTCTACGAACGCGGTGCGGGGGAAACCCAGGCCTGCGGCAGCGGCGCCTGCGCCGCGGTGGCGGTGGGGATCCAGCAGGGGCTGCTGGCGGAAACAGTACGCGTGGAATTACCCGGCGGTCGTCTTGATATCGCCTGGAAAGGCCCGGGCCAGCCGCTGTTTATGACCGGCCCGGCGGCCCATGTCTATGATGGATTTATTCATTTATGA
- the pldA gene encoding phospholipase A: MRISLACLVALCALPAGVMAQDASVHDKPAVRGSIIANLLQDHDNPFLLYPYESNYLLYTWTSDLNKEAIRSYDWAENARKDEVKFQLSLAFPLWRGILGDNSLLGASYTQKSWWQLSNSKESAPFRETNYEPQLFLGFATDYQFAGWTLRDIEMGYNHDSNGRSDPTSRSWNRLYARLMAQNGNWLVEVKPWYVVGNTDDNPDITKYMGYYRLKVGYQLGEAILSAQGQYNWNTGYGGAELGVSYPITKHVRAYTQIYSGYGESLIDYNFNQTRVGVGLMLNDLF; encoded by the coding sequence ATGCGTATCTCTTTGGCCTGCCTGGTGGCGCTGTGTGCGCTACCGGCTGGTGTTATGGCGCAGGACGCGTCGGTTCACGACAAACCTGCAGTGCGCGGCAGCATTATCGCCAACCTGCTACAGGACCATGATAATCCTTTCCTGCTCTACCCTTATGAGAGCAACTACCTGCTCTACACATGGACCAGCGACCTCAATAAAGAGGCGATCCGCAGCTATGACTGGGCCGAAAACGCCCGTAAAGATGAAGTGAAGTTCCAGCTGAGCCTGGCGTTCCCGCTGTGGCGCGGCATCCTGGGCGATAATTCGCTGCTTGGCGCGTCGTACACCCAGAAATCCTGGTGGCAGCTCTCCAACAGCAAAGAGTCGGCGCCGTTTCGCGAAACCAACTACGAACCCCAGCTGTTTCTTGGTTTTGCGACCGACTATCAGTTTGCCGGCTGGACGCTGCGCGACATTGAGATGGGATATAACCACGACTCGAATGGTCGTTCCGATCCCACCTCGCGCAGCTGGAATCGGCTTTATGCCCGCCTGATGGCGCAAAATGGCAACTGGCTGGTGGAAGTGAAGCCCTGGTACGTGGTGGGCAACACCGATGATAACCCGGACATTACTAAATACATGGGCTATTACCGACTGAAGGTAGGCTATCAGCTGGGGGAGGCGATCCTCAGCGCGCAGGGACAATATAACTGGAACACCGGCTACGGTGGGGCGGAGCTCGGGGTGAGCTATCCCATCACCAAACATGTTCGCGCCTATACGCAGATCTACAGCGGCTATGGTGAGTCGCTTATCGACTACAACTTTAATCAAACGCGCGTCGGCGTCGGGCTAATGCTCAACGATCTGTTTTAA